A region of Rattus rattus isolate New Zealand chromosome 7, Rrattus_CSIRO_v1, whole genome shotgun sequence DNA encodes the following proteins:
- the Mrpl50 gene encoding 39S ribosomal protein L50, mitochondrial produces MAALCVCRFARRGWLWKPPLATRREFWSRSRKEKELVVAETVEEVKKAPVLVCPPLRSRAYTPPSDLQRRLESHVKEVLGSSLPSNWQDISLDDGHVKFRLLANLADDLGHAVPNSRLHQMCRVRDVLDFYNVPVQDRSKFDELIASNLPPNLKISWSY; encoded by the exons ATGGCGGCGCTGTGTGTGTGTCGGTTTGCAAGAAGAGGCTGGCTGTGGAAGCCTCCCTTGGCTACACGGAGAGAATTTTGGTCTAGATCCAG gaaggagaaggagctggtGGTGGCCGAGACGGTGGAAGAAGTGAAAAAAGCACCTGTTTTGGTGTGTCCGCCCTTACGAAGCCGAGCATACACACCACCCAGTGATCTCCAGCGTCGCCTGGAATCTCATGTTAAAGAAGTTCTTGGTTCATCTCTTCCTAGTAATTGGCAAGATATCTCCCTGGATGATGGACATGTGAAGTTCAGACTCCTAGCAAATTTAGCTGATGACTTAGGCCACGCAGTACCTAATTCCAGGCTTCACCAGATGTGCAGGGTCAGAGATGTTCTTGACTTCTATAATGTTCCTGTTCAAGACAGATCTAAATTTGATGAACTCATTGCTAGTAATTTACCTCCCAATTTGAAAATCAGTTGGAGTTACTGA
- the LOC116905003 gene encoding bile acid-CoA:amino acid N-acyltransferase, translating to MAKLTAVPLSALVDEPVHIRVTGLTPFQVVCLQASMKDEKGNLFHSQAFYRASEVGEVDLERDSSLGGDYMGVHPMGLFWSMKPEKLLTRLVKRDVMNRPHKVHIKLCHPYFPVEGKVISSSLDSVILERWYVAPGVTRIHVKEGRIRGALFLPPGEGPFPGVIDLFGGAGGLFEFRASLLASHGFATLALAYWGYDDLPSRLEKVDLEYFEEGVEFLLRHPKVLGPGVGVLSVCIGAEIGLSMAINLKQITATVLINGPNFVSSNPHVYRGKVFQPTPCSEEFVTTNALGLVEFYRTFEETADKDTKYCFPIEKAHGHFLFVVGEDDKNLNSKVHAEQATAQLMKSGKKNWTLLSYPGAGHLIEPPYSPLCPASRTPFVIPSISWGGEVIPHAAAQEHSWKEIQKFLKQHLNPGFNSQL from the exons ATGGCCAAGCTGACAGCTGTTCCTCTCAGTGCACTTGTTGATGAGCCTGTGCATATCCGGGTCACAGGCCTGACCCCCTTCCAGGTGGTGTGCCTTCAGGCATCAATGAAAGATGAGAAGGGAAACCTGTTTCATTCTCAGGCCTTCTACAGGGCCAGTGAAGTGGGTGAGGTAGATCTGGAACGTGATTCCTCTCTTGGAGGAGACTATATGGGGGTCCACCCCATGGGTCTTTTCTGGTCCATGAAACCTGAAAAGCTATTGACTAGATTGGTAAAAAGAGATGTGATGAATAGGCCCCACAAAGTCCACATAAAACTTTGCCATCCATACTTTCCAGTAGAAGGCAAAGTTATCAGTTCCTCCTTGGATAGTGTGATTCTGGAAAGGTGGTATGTGGCACCTGGTGTCACTAGGATCCACGTAAAGGAAGGCCGCATCCGGGGagccctgtttctgcctccag GAGAAGGTCCTTTCCCAGGGGTCATTGACTTGTTTGGAGGAGCTGGTGGACTGtttgagttccgggccagcctccTGGCCAGTCATGGCTTTGCCACTTTAGCTCTGGCTTATTGGGGCTATGATGACCTGCCCTCTCGACTGGAGAAGGTAGATCTAGAGTATTTTGAAGAAGGTGTAGAGTTTCTCCTGAGACATCCTAAG gTCCTGGGCCCAGGGGTTGGCGTCCTTTCTGTGTGCATTGGAGCAGAGATTGGACTTTCTATGGCTATTAACCTAAAACAGATAACAGCCACTGTACTTATAAATGGGCCTAATTTTGTTTCTAGCAATCCACATGTATATCGTGGTAAGGTCTTCCAGCCTACACCCTGCAGTGAAGAATTTGTAACCACCAATGCCTTGGGACTTGTAGAGTTCTATCGAACCTTTGAGGAAACTGCAGATAAGGATACCAAATACTGTTTTCCCATTGAAAAAGCTCACGGACACTTTCTTTTCGTGGTGGGAGAAGATGATAAGAATCTCAACAGCAAAgtgcatgctgagcaagccacagcCCAGCTGATGAAAAGTGGGAAGAAGAACTGGACTCTGCTGTCTTACCCTGGGGCAGGTCACCTGATTGAGCCCCCCTACTCCCCACTGTGCCCAGCCTCAAGGACACCCTTTGTAATCCCAAGCATCAGTTGGGGAGGAGAGGTTATCCCGCACGCAGCCGCTCAGGAACATTCTTGGAAGGAGATACAGAAATTTCTCAAGCAGCATCTTAATCCAGGTTTCAACAGTCAGCTATGA